The following proteins come from a genomic window of Triticum aestivum cultivar Chinese Spring chromosome 6A, IWGSC CS RefSeq v2.1, whole genome shotgun sequence:
- the LOC123130969 gene encoding putative laccase-9 — MAISVAMLWLLGTVVLTTLASAVTPPEGSKNRHYDFAIKKTNYTRLCHEKTVLTVNGQFPGPTIYARKGDIVIVNVINQGKKNITIHWHGVDQPRNPWSDGPEYITQCPIQPSANFTYTVILSEEEGTLWWHAHSDFDRTTVHGAIVIHPKKGTTFPFKKPHKEIPVILGEWWNADVNRLLQEAKRTGGEVNISDANTINGQPGDLFPCSKNGTFKLHVESGKTYLLRIINAALANELFFGIAGHRLTVVGTDARYTKALTVDYIMISPGQTVDALLEADRAANGSSNCRYYMAARTFASNTGIDFNNSTATAIVEYTDAPRATRAGTPDFPNLPAVNDTDAATTYTEQLRSLASKDHPADVPAHVDEHMLITIAVNVLPCTGNMTCDGPLSSRFAASLNNVSFQTPSVDVLDAYYGSVRGVYEPDFPDKPPFFFNFTDDNVPTERWFTKRGTKVKVLEYGAVVEVVFQDTAILGAETHPMHLHGFAFYVVGRGFGNFDKHKDPATYNLIDPPYQNTVSVPKAGWAAVRFRATNPGVWFMHCHFDRHQVWGMDTVFIVKDGKTPQAKMMRRPAGMPRC, encoded by the exons ATGGCGATCAGTGTAGCTATGCTTTGGTTACTCGGTACTGTCGTGTTAACAACGTTGGCGTCCGCAGTCACCCCGCCCGAGGGCTCCAAGAATCGCCACTACGATTTCGCT ATAAAAAAGACTAACTACACAAGGCTGTGTCACGAGAAGACCGTGCTCACCGTGAACGGCCAGTTCCCCGGTCCGACCATCTACGCGCGCAAGGGCGACATCGTCATCGTCAACGTCATCAACCAAGGCAAAAAAAACATCACCATCCACTG GCATGGTGTGGACCAGCCAAGGAACCCGTGGTCCGACGGCCCGGAGTACATAACACAGTGTCCCATCCAGCCCAGCGCCAACTTCACCTACACGGTCATCTTGTCCGAAGAAGAGGGCACGCTGTGGTGGCATGCGCACAGCGACTTTGACCGCACCACCGTCCATGGCGCCATCGTCATCCACCCCAAGAAGGGTACCACCTTTCCCTTCAAGAAGCCACACAAGGAGATACCTGTCATCCTCG GTGAGTGGTGGAACGCCGATGTGAACCGTCTGCTCCAGGAGGCCAAACGGACTGGTGGCGAGGTCAATATTTCTGATGCGAACACCATCAACGGCCAGCCGGGAGACCTGTTCCCGTGCTCCAAGAACGGCACCTTCAAGCTGCACGTGGAGAGTGGCAAGACGTATCTGCTCCGGATCATCAACGCGGCACTGGCCAACGAGCTCTTCTTCGGCATCGCAGGGCACCGTCTCACAGTGGTTGGCACAGACGCGCGCTACACCAAGGCGTTAACCGTCGACTATATCATGATCTCGCCGGGCCAGACCGTGGACGCGCTCCTGGAGGCCGACCGCGCCGCGAACGGTTCGTCCAATTGCCGGTACTACATGGCGGCACGGACGTTCGCGTCGAACACCGGCATCGACTTCAATAACAGCACCGCCACAGCCATCGTGGAGTACACGGACGCGCCACGTGCCACACGCGCGGGCACGCCGGACTTCCCCAACCTTCCAGCCGTCAATGACACCGACGCGGCGACGACATACACAGAGCAGCTCCGGTCCTTGGCCAGCAAGGACCACCCCGCAGACGTGCCGGCCCATGTCGACGAGCACATGCTCATCACCATCGCCGTCAATGTGCTCCCATGCACGGGCAACATGACGTGCGATGGTCCACTCAGCAGCCGCTTCGCCGCTAGCCTCAACAACGTAAGCTTCCAGACCCCCTCCGTCGACGTCCTCGATGCCTACTACGGCTCCGTCCGCGGCGTGTACGAGCCAGACTTCCCCGACAAGCCGCCCTTCTTCTTCAACTTCACCGACGACAATGTCCCCACGGAGCGCTGGTTCACGAAGCGCGGCACCAAGGTGAAGGTACTCGAGTACGGAGCCGTGGTGGAGGTGGTTTTCCAGGACACTGCCATTCTAGGCGCCGAGACCCACCCGATGCACCTGCACGGATTCGCCTTCTACGTGGTGGGAAGAGGGTTCGGGAACTTCGACAAGCACAAGGATCCGGCCACGTACAACTTGATCGACCCGCCGTACCAGAACACCGTCTCCGTGCCGAAGGCTGGTTGGGCCGCAGTTCGCTTCCGTGCTACAAATCCCG GTGTGTGGTTTATGCACTGCCACTTCGATCGTCATCAGGTTTGGGGGATGGACACTGTGTTCATCGTAAAGGATGGCAAGACCCCCCAAGCTAAAATGATGCGCCGTCCTGCGGGCATGCCTAGGTGCTAA
- the LOC123130968 gene encoding putative laccase-9, whose amino-acid sequence MAISKIHLVWLLCVALAFGVAAAAVPAHGSGSGSVRCHYDFFIREANYTRLCSEKTILTVNGEFPGPTIFARKGDVVLVNVHNQGDQNVTIHWHGVDQPRNPWSDGPAYITQCPIQPGNTFTYRIIFSEEEGTLWWHAHSDFDRATVHGAIVIHPRRGAAYPFPKPHREVPIILGEWWNRDVGQMLAEALSSGGDFQPSDANTINGQPGDLFPCSSDTTFKLPVEHGKTYMLRIINAALTNEFFFAIAGHRLTVVGTDAAYTKQFTVDHVFIGPGQTKTVLLNADRGRSNHTRYYMAARPYATNPLARFDNSTTTAVLEYIDAPQATAMSDIPALPAINDSAAAEAYSVQLKSLASEEHPVDVPRLVDEHMLITIAVNEIPCTPGELCKGPRNNSLAASLNNVSFEMPSTAILGAYYTSVLLGVAKTNFPDNPAVAFNYTTDDLPLDLRFTARDTRVKVLEYGTVVEVVFQDTSILGSESHPMHLHGYSFYVVGRGAGNFDRHKDPATYNLDDPPYQNTVSVPKAGWAAIRFRAANPGVWFMHCHFERHMVWGMETVFIVKNGKAEEAKIMPPPPNMPKC is encoded by the exons ATGGCGATCAGTAAGATACATCTAGTTTGGTTACTATGTGTGGCCTTAGCGTTTGGTGTCGCAGCAGCTGCCGTCCCCGCTCATGGTTCAGGTTCAGGCAGCGTGCGCTGCCACTACGATTTCTTC ATAAGGGAGGCCAACTACACCCGGCTCTGCAGCGAGAAGACCATCCTGACCGTGAACGGCGAGTTCCCGGGCCCGACCATCTTCGCGCGCAAGGGCGACGTCGTCCTCGTCAACGTCCACAACCAAGGCGACCAAAACGTCACCATCCACTG GCACGGCGTGGACCAGCCGCGGAACCCATGGTCGGACGGCCCGGCCTACATAACGCAGTGCCCCATCCAGCCCGGCAACACCTTCACCTACCGGATCatcttctccgaggaggagggCACGCTGTGGTGGCACGCGCACAGCGACTTCGACCGCGCCACCGTGCACGGTGCCATCGTCATCCATCCCAGGCGCGGCGCCGCCTACCCCTTCCCGAAGCCGCACCGAGAGGTGCCCATCATCCTCG GGGAGTGGTGGAACCGCGACGTCGGGCAAATGCTCGCCGAAGCCCTCAGCAGCGGTGGCGACTTCCAGCCGTCAGACGCCAACACCATCAACGGCCAGCCCGGTGACCTGTTCCCATGCTCCAGTGACACTACCTTCAAGCTCCCCGTCGAGCACGGCAAGACCTACATGCTCCGCATCATCAACGCGGCGCTCACCAACGAGTTCTTCTTCGCCATCGCCGGGCACCGCCTCACGGTGGTGGGCACCGATGCCGCCTACACCAAGCAGTTCACAGTCGACCACGTCTTCATCGGGCCGGGCCAGACCAAGACCGTGTTGCTCAACGCCGACCGTGGCCGCTCAAACCACACGAGGTACTACATGGCGGCAAGGCCGTACGCGACCAACCCGCTCGCCCGCTTCGACAACAGCACGACCACCGCCGTCCTGGAGTACATCGACGCGCCGCAGGCCACGGCGATGTCGGACATCCCCGCCCTGCCGGCCATCAACGACAGCGCGGCGGCGGAGGCCTACTCGGTGCAGCTCAAGTCCCTCGCCAGCGAGGAGCACCCGGTGGACGTGCCCCGGCTCGTCGACGAGCACATGCTCATCACCATCGCGGTCAATGAGATCCCCTGCACGCCCGGCGAGCTGTGCAAGGGCCCCCGCAACAACAGCCTCGCGGCGAGCCTCAACAACGTCAGCTTCGAGATGCCCAGCACGGCCATCCTTGGCGCCTACTACACCTCGGTGCTACTGGGCGTCGCCAAGACAAACTTTCCCGACAACCCGGCGGTGGCTTTTAACTACACCACCGACGACCTCCCTCTAGACCTCAGGTTCACGGCGCGCGACACAAGGGTGAAGGTGCTGGAGTACGGCACCGTGGTGGAGGTGGTTTTCCAGGACACGTCCATCCTCGGTAGCGAGAGCCACCCCATGCACCTTCACGGGTACAGCTTCTACGTGGTAGGGAGAGGGGCTGGTAACTTTGACAGGCACAAGGACCCGGCGACGTACAACCTCGATGACCCGCCGTACCAGAACACGGTCTCCGTGCCCAAGGCTGGCTGGGCCGCAATCCGCTTCCGGGCGGCGAATCCAG GTGTATGGTTCATGCATTGCCATTTCGAGCGACACATGGTCTGGGGGATGGAGACCGTGTTTATTGTGAAGAACGGCAAGGCGGAAGAAGCTAAGATCATGCCACCACCTCCAAATATGCCAAAGTGCTGA